One Procambarus clarkii isolate CNS0578487 chromosome 47, FALCON_Pclarkii_2.0, whole genome shotgun sequence genomic window, GGTGGCTGTCCCAGTCTTcattaattatatattttgtgtgtaatatTATTCATGAAAATTAAGTCAGTAATtgcactaacgtgactgcatatATTATGTGTATGTCACTGCACGTTAATGCCTTCATTAACAGATTAATGTATATATTTAACATTTATGATGAAATAAAATTGAATTATCAAGCAAATGTAAACTGTAGCTAGAGATTTCCACCACCTGTCAGGATACGACCCCATATCTCTGTCTTTCCGCTCTTCTTTTAGGAGAAACTAATGACTGCAAAATAACAAAAACTTTTCCGCACGGCAGTAACTCAGTGCTAGTATGAATTTTTTGTTTACACTTTATAAAAGTTTAGTGTGTGACACTTGGTGGTAGAGCAGTATCTgtgtgcatgttgcagtggtggcaGTTGTGAGTAACCTGGTGGTATATTGTGAGTGGAAGCTAGTTACTATAGAGTGATGTATCGTGTACCGCAGGTGGCGACCCGCTGGTACCGAGCTCCCGAGTTGCTGTATGGTGCCCGCCACTACGACGAGGGGGTCGACCTCTGGGCCGTCGGCTGTATCTTCGGCGAAATGCTCAACAATTCTCCTGTCTTCCCGGTGGGTCGTCGTTTCTtcctacccccctccctctctctctctctctctctctctccctccctccctccctctctttccctctccctcccccccctctctctccaatTTGGATATCATGATTTTCATTTGTGTAATTAGTTCTCCATTAGGCTAAAAGTATTTGTccaagtggtggtgggggggggaggtgtggtaggggggaagggaattatcaggagaaactgCCAAGCCATCACAACTATATAACACTTAAAAGGGATcgggatacggatttgggataggataggggggaagaaatggtgcccaattacttggacggtcggggattgatcgcCGACCATCTTGgaacgagaccgtcgttctagtgTTTGggaaggagtggtggtggtgaatgtgggCTGTGAGGTGGGTTGTGTgcagtggaggaggtggtgggtggtgtgaagcagtggggaaggtgggttgtgtggattacgggctattcatgtccgtgtcacctcttgggagacttaattttcatcaatcaatcaatcggttgTGTGGAGTGGTGGGGGGAAGGGAGTGGTGAAGAGGTGATTGACATACTGTGCCTGTATTCAGTGACAAGGAAGTGGATGAAGCAGAGAAGTAGCTTGTAGTTCCGTGAAGTGGTTTCAGGAAATGTGGAGGTGGGCATGAAGCAGATTTAGATGGTCAGATATTGTTAGTGGAGTGAAGCGAGATCAGGTAGCACGAATCGGGTTCAAGTGGCATGAATCACGTGTGCAACATTGCAGGGAGAGAGCGACATCGATcagctgtgtgtggtgctgcagATCCTGGGAACCCCTAGCGAAGCCACCTGGCCTGGCCTGTCCGACCTCCCTGACTACAAGAAGATCACCTTCCCTGAATCCAAGCCCATTCCCTTAGAGCAGGTGAGTCCATCAGTTCATCAGAGTTCAAGCCTATTTCTACAGAGCAAATAAGTCCATCAGTCCATATTGAGCACAAATTTATCTATTGGATAGACTTATGCTCGTAAGTTAGATAAATCCTTTCTTTCAACTGCAGTATAGGCCCGACCTAATTCCAGTAAAGTCTTGGATACAGTAGATAAAATTTAACATAAATACAATATACAACTAAATTGTTTATATGAAATAGTAGTAAAAAATGTATTTATTTCTAAATTCTATCAGATGATGGGAAGGACGAGCCAGGTGTGGTAGACTGTGTCAGCAATATTGCCAATTAGCGCGCATTATGCGCCAACAATGAATTTGACGAATGGGGAAAAAATCTTGTTATTTGTGATGTCATTAATCTGGTGACGATTTTTGTTGTCATTTGAATTATCTTTTGCCAGTTAACGAATAGACAAATTGATAAGTTAACAACAGAGGATGATACGCTGCGTTGACGAGGTTTTCCGTCCTGTCTGTATAGTTGAGTCAGTGGAAGAGAGCTCGATAACACCCCCTTCACTATCACGCTCATAGTGTCAGGCTTCCTGTTCGTCACTCATCAGTGGAAAGACATTATTAGGAAGCGTAAACATGGCAGCACGTGACCTGAACGTTCCATGAGCTGGCTGTCGTAGGCAAGGCTGTACTGCATGCACCCACTTTAACACGCATACATGTACCTGCAATAGGTATGAGACGGGGCTCTTGAGCTAAATCTGGCTCCCTGTACATATAACTAGGTAAGCAGACATCTACTCGTAAAACAGGTCAAGTTTCTCTCCAAACATTAGCACGAAGGGAAGGTAAATCAACTTTAATAAGGGCTATTTTGATATTCAGTGTGTTGCTCCTGTCGCAGCTACGTTTGTTGCTGCTGATTCTCTTTTATAGGGATTCAAGACTAAATATAATTATCCATCTTGACCGTCTCCCAGGTATTGCCAGATGCTCCACCTGATGCCATGGATCTTGTGAAGAAATTCCTCATCTATAGTTCCAGCAAGAGAATATCAGCCAGGAAGGTATATCGCCTATTTTTCCGTACTAAGTGTTCACAATCTTTACTTATCAGGAGAATGTCTGTGTCCAAAGTTAGAGGCCAGACGCTTGAAGCTAGCCTCATCCAAATTAGCAGAGGAGAATGGTCTagggtattaaaaaaaaaagcactGAGCCTACGGTTGTATAAGCGGTGTTATTTTCGCCAATTGAAAGAGTAGGTCTATATTAGTTGACTTGAAGGACTACGTCAATGTTTGGTAATTAGCTGCTAGTGGGGAACACTAAGGTACAGCCTTTTCCTGTTTGAAGGATTTAGCTCATAAATGAAGGATTTAGCTCATAAATGAAGGATTTAGCTCATAAATGTTACTGCATGTGAAGCCTCATGTTTTATATTTTCTATCATATAAAGTCTGTTTATTCATAGTATATTACACATAGATCCTTTGTGTAACTCAATTTATCTTGACATTTTATGTTCAAAGTAAAATTCCCCCACTCTCCTTTTAACTAACTAGGATTTTCCAGCGGAACATATAGGTACAACTTTATGTTACGACATCTCTTTAAATATATCTTTCTGTCTTGAAGGAAAGAATAATGTATAATCTGGAATTCTAGACTGTGTTTAACATCAGCTTAGAATATATCTCTCGTCCTCCACCATTCCATCACCCCTCACTGGATGGATATGGATGGCAGACTGATTAAGCTTCCCCTAGTGCCAGAATCTCTATAAAATACACAGTAAACTAACTGACTTGAATTGTaaacacaattgacttgagaatggtccaggacggaccgaaacgtcgtcgtcccttcaccttctagtgtgtggtctggtcaacagtaaaCTAACTCTTTCCGAGGTTAGATAAAACAGTGTACTGAAGTTAGTTAACACTCCAAAATGATAGTATTGCCTACAATTAGTAACAGTACTGTCCCTTCCACAGGCGCTGCTCCACCAGTACTTCTTCACGGCGCCAGTGGCCGCCCCACTCAGCCAGATGCCTGTGCCGCCCCTGGAGAAACAGCAACCACCCGCCACTAACGACTACGTCACAGACTTTCCGCTACATCAGATCACTGACGTCATCCATGATTATCTCCACTCACTCTACGTGAAGGGTTAACCTCGTCCTCgtctacagtcaccaccaccatacatgaaAAGCTGAATATCTTTTTTTACCTTTGTCCATTTCTACCGGCATCTTTATATACACCAAAGGGTAACCTCAACCTTCTAAAAGTGTTACTTTTTTGCGTAAAAACACTGTTCCAGTATTTTTGGTATTAATTATTTTGTAACAACAGTTTACTTTATGGCGGATTTAAGAGGTTACTGATTATATCGTGAATTTTAATTTGGCTATGGACAATGTTTGGTGAGCACGTAGCTAACTGAAAAATGATAATAGCCGTGTTTTAATGACACTTATCTTCACGGTGTGCTGAACTATCTACTACTGTTTTGTATTTATTCTATTATATAATGTTTGTTGACGCCGGAAGCGGCTAGTTTATTTTGCATCCATACAATCCTGTTCTCCAAGCGACATACATTTTTGCTGATGGATTGGTATATTTGCAGTCTATCGCCGATTAATAATATTTCTTTGTAATAATAGACTAATATTGACGTCTTTGGAATTTACCTTTGTGTGTTtagcaataatattattattatttatgtgaAGGTTTGGAAGCTATATTTAAGGACTTACAAATTTCACCACCGAATCGAGTGCTGTGTATACTGTACTAATTTATTCTCATGGGAACTTTTTATGTATTTTACATGAATTTTTGTTTAATAAACTTTAAAATATTAAATTCTAGTATGTAAACCTCTTCATACGAATGTACACACGGTCTGCCCTTTTGTTATGTAAGCCACTGCTGGATCAAGCCAACTGTGACTACTTGTGAATGACAGGTAAAGCCCGTTGACTTTTCAAGACTAGTCGTTGCGTTAATTGGATACCTATCAATGTAAGTGAAATATGTAAATACATGTATCTCATTGGCTTTGAGTCAAAGACTCTTATGACTATATTACATGCCCTAATGATCTATTTTTCATAACTGGACGCATTTAAATATCAATATTATCAGGGGGCCCAAagcatactgatatatatatcttTGCTTGCTAATTAATCTTGGTTGCAGTGTTCATCATCAGTGATCATAATCATAATCTAGAGTATTAAGTGATAACACTAATAGATGAAAACACTCAAACAATaacagagtaaggggggacaaatATATTGCTAATAGTAGAGGGGCCCTG contains:
- the LOC123763022 gene encoding cyclin-dependent kinase 20 isoform X1; its protein translation is MGMEAYTVVGRIGEGAHGVVVRARHNLTGQMVALKKIPLRRLDQGMPTTALREIKALQEIDSKHVVRLLDVFAEGAGFVLAVELMLGDLGEMIRDATRPLTSAQVKAYMTMLLSGVAFLHERNIMHRDLKPANLLISETGQLKIADLGLCRVFTKDGKRPYSHQVATRWYRAPELLYGARHYDEGVDLWAVGCIFGEMLNNSPVFPGESDIDQLCVVLQILGTPSEATWPGLSDLPDYKKITFPESKPIPLEQVLPDAPPDAMDLVKKFLIYSSSKRISARKALLHQYFFTAPVAAPLSQMPVPPLEKQQPPATNDYVTDFPLHQITDVIHDYLHSLYVKG
- the LOC123763022 gene encoding cyclin-dependent kinase 20 isoform X2, whose product is MGMEAYTVVGRIGEGAHGVVVRARHNLTGQMVALKKIPLRRLDQGMPTTALREIKALQEIDSKHDLKPANLLISETGQLKIADLGLCRVFTKDGKRPYSHQVATRWYRAPELLYGARHYDEGVDLWAVGCIFGEMLNNSPVFPGESDIDQLCVVLQILGTPSEATWPGLSDLPDYKKITFPESKPIPLEQVLPDAPPDAMDLVKKFLIYSSSKRISARKALLHQYFFTAPVAAPLSQMPVPPLEKQQPPATNDYVTDFPLHQITDVIHDYLHSLYVKG